The following are encoded together in the Vibrio splendidus genome:
- the gmtX gene encoding gamma-mobile-trio protein GmtX, with translation MKGNSILTKKDVEDLYKSLEASTSRGAVKSTLKHVNEICSKMVEVKVTPTVAAVVKALASKGVIVSKRTIYNKRKGENPYPILIEAWGKVAHGQKLNFENVVRTATEPNSQIIETKGLFTDEDLLNIQDPVLRYKITVLYGQASSLKKQNSVLRKIRELPSINPDHQVEVILNNEKSLSHTENNQLDKFDIEILSNFLKNQRAKGLEFDSTGALWASTAIRRGSILSDPGLKEVIEKILQLKL, from the coding sequence ATGAAAGGTAACAGTATCCTAACTAAAAAAGACGTTGAAGACCTCTATAAGTCACTAGAAGCAAGTACTTCTAGAGGGGCAGTTAAATCGACCCTAAAACATGTGAACGAGATTTGCTCAAAAATGGTAGAAGTCAAAGTTACTCCTACAGTAGCAGCGGTAGTTAAAGCACTTGCTAGCAAAGGGGTTATAGTTTCAAAGCGAACGATTTATAACAAAAGAAAAGGGGAAAATCCTTACCCTATACTCATTGAAGCATGGGGGAAAGTCGCTCATGGCCAAAAGCTAAACTTCGAGAACGTAGTTAGAACAGCTACAGAACCAAATAGTCAAATTATTGAAACTAAGGGGTTGTTCACCGACGAAGATTTACTCAACATCCAAGATCCCGTCTTGAGATACAAAATTACCGTACTCTACGGCCAAGCAAGCTCCCTGAAAAAACAAAACTCTGTTTTACGTAAAATACGAGAACTGCCATCAATTAACCCAGATCACCAAGTAGAAGTTATATTGAACAATGAGAAATCCCTCAGCCATACAGAAAACAACCAGCTTGATAAATTTGATATTGAGATTCTGAGTAATTTCTTAAAAAATCAAAGGGCTAAAGGGTTAGAATTCGACAGTACGGGTGCCCTTTGGGCCAGTACAGCAATAAGAAGAGGCTCGATATTATCTGATCCGGGGCTAAAGGAAGTTATAGAAAAAATTTTACAGTTAAAGTTATAG
- a CDS encoding helix-turn-helix domain-containing protein — MKLTQVQVSELTRINKTTISEIENGRFTGSFDIFERLLDAVGLQFEVVEKVHQLPDWDEIEDLFAEDSD; from the coding sequence ATGAAGTTGACACAGGTACAAGTGTCGGAGCTTACTAGGATTAATAAAACCACAATATCAGAAATTGAAAATGGCCGGTTTACCGGTTCATTCGATATATTTGAAAGGTTGTTAGACGCTGTTGGTTTACAGTTTGAGGTAGTCGAAAAAGTACATCAGCTGCCTGACTGGGACGAGATCGAAGACTTGTTTGCTGAAGATAGTGATTAA
- a CDS encoding DUF5677 domain-containing protein, with the protein MNLYRTIEEYTEIKEALVTMCGLFLFEFDKESDLEVKDIMLRNFLAKSLMSLKGVFVLWGIKNYQDCWAIYRAQMDRLFHLEHIANRDEFQLFDDWSIYKQAQANNLAKSDKRFSCEQTSEVYSFDNCYADRVKSLLKSQPKWVRPKAEKVAKEMGMDFLYKFGYDLASMHVHPMSNDGQQDYFTVTGIEPSVEFPTQIAVVHNSILTTTMIAQNVFNYSSLRWRKLLWDFIDQIRDAINTGNKDYMITYLKIAELARQSQRLAAKDI; encoded by the coding sequence ATGAACCTATACAGAACAATCGAAGAATATACGGAAATAAAAGAAGCTCTTGTGACTATGTGCGGTTTATTTCTTTTTGAATTCGATAAAGAGTCAGACTTAGAAGTAAAAGATATAATGTTACGAAACTTCTTGGCTAAGTCGCTCATGAGTTTAAAGGGGGTGTTTGTACTTTGGGGAATCAAAAACTATCAGGATTGTTGGGCAATATATCGAGCACAAATGGATAGATTATTCCATCTTGAACATATAGCTAATCGAGATGAATTCCAATTATTTGACGACTGGTCTATCTATAAACAAGCTCAAGCAAACAACTTAGCCAAAAGTGATAAAAGGTTTTCTTGTGAGCAGACATCGGAAGTATACTCCTTTGATAATTGCTACGCAGATAGGGTCAAATCACTTCTCAAATCACAACCTAAGTGGGTTAGACCTAAAGCAGAAAAAGTAGCAAAGGAAATGGGAATGGATTTTCTCTATAAATTCGGTTACGACCTTGCATCTATGCATGTACATCCAATGTCTAATGACGGTCAGCAGGACTATTTTACTGTTACAGGAATAGAGCCTTCGGTTGAATTTCCAACCCAGATCGCGGTTGTTCATAACTCAATACTTACTACCACAATGATTGCCCAAAACGTATTTAATTATAGCTCTCTTCGCTGGCGTAAGTTACTTTGGGATTTTATAGATCAAATTAGAGATGCAATAAATACGGGTAACAAAGATTATATGATCACGTATTTAAAGATTGCTGAACTGGCAAGGCAGAGTCAGAGGTTAGCTGCTAAGGACATCTAG
- a CDS encoding DUF4145 domain-containing protein, translating to MKQSILYTEEQVPAFKCPSCNVGDMVPIGDLSCRQIVDARTGGDARALLRSDLMCQNKECGNVGVIVMSGESYSDDEGGYEMLFTPTYVSPAPNFFTLDRKYPYKIRALLELVFSLFWVEQSSCGNKLRVAVEELLTQLGVDQYRTKNDVPLLSKKGYPKPIPLQERLDQCKKAGKVHRKCIQALEAIKWLGNESSHSSDGVFQHTTYQAIMVFGAVLEQVYLGVELPNELEFSVNNINFFYNPNEQQVRPKK from the coding sequence TTGAAACAGAGTATTTTGTACACGGAAGAGCAAGTTCCAGCGTTTAAGTGTCCCTCATGTAATGTTGGCGACATGGTTCCTATTGGTGACTTGAGTTGTCGGCAGATCGTAGATGCTCGAACAGGAGGGGATGCTCGGGCATTACTTCGTTCTGACTTGATGTGCCAAAACAAAGAATGTGGAAATGTTGGGGTCATAGTCATGTCAGGCGAATCCTATTCTGATGACGAAGGTGGATATGAAATGTTGTTTACTCCGACATACGTAAGCCCAGCACCAAATTTTTTTACGTTAGATCGTAAATACCCATATAAAATACGAGCGCTTCTTGAGCTTGTTTTCTCATTGTTCTGGGTTGAGCAGTCTTCATGTGGAAACAAACTGAGAGTAGCAGTTGAAGAGTTGCTGACACAGTTGGGAGTTGATCAGTATCGAACAAAGAATGATGTTCCTCTTCTAAGTAAAAAAGGTTATCCCAAACCAATCCCTCTCCAAGAACGATTAGATCAATGTAAAAAAGCCGGGAAAGTTCATCGTAAGTGCATTCAAGCATTAGAGGCAATCAAGTGGTTAGGCAATGAATCTAGCCATAGTAGTGACGGTGTTTTTCAACATACTACTTACCAAGCTATCATGGTATTTGGTGCAGTATTAGAACAGGTCTACTTAGGTGTTGAATTGCCGAACGAGCTAGAGTTTTCAGTGAATAATATCAACTTTTTCTATAACCCTAATGAACAACAAGTACGACCGAAAAAATAA
- a CDS encoding DUF4365 domain-containing protein: MSRYNPTERIGINAVESVVVRNLGWIFRDQPVCDQGIDAHIEIVNDGNPTGKLLGVQVKSGSSHFKETAQGYVYYGSMVHLEYWLSYSLPVILVGYLPEDDKVIWAPITKDSIEYTPKNWKITIPKNCILTEESGDSLKYLVQGTSEEIKYRNLLLNLENMKFLDRGGRLLICKEDWINKSLSRGRFELIKQDSDGKEETIVSDFHWYTGMSVEQLVNNIYPWADVGIDEEYYDTNADESFYSMYTDSYKNSHKLYPYTVECGEVAFYRLELSLNTLGNSFLKVAEYIGE, translated from the coding sequence ATGAGCAGGTATAACCCCACTGAGCGTATCGGTATAAATGCAGTAGAAAGTGTTGTCGTAAGAAATCTAGGGTGGATATTTCGAGACCAACCTGTTTGCGACCAAGGCATAGACGCGCATATCGAAATTGTTAATGATGGAAACCCGACTGGAAAGTTGTTGGGTGTGCAGGTTAAGTCAGGAAGTAGCCATTTTAAAGAAACTGCTCAAGGGTATGTGTATTACGGTTCTATGGTTCACCTTGAATATTGGCTTTCGTATTCACTTCCTGTAATTCTTGTCGGTTACTTACCGGAAGATGATAAAGTTATTTGGGCACCAATTACCAAAGATTCGATTGAATACACCCCTAAAAATTGGAAAATCACAATTCCGAAAAATTGTATTCTTACTGAGGAATCAGGTGATTCTCTTAAGTATCTTGTGCAAGGGACATCTGAAGAAATTAAATATAGAAACTTGCTTTTAAATTTAGAGAACATGAAGTTTTTAGATAGAGGCGGGAGATTATTGATCTGTAAAGAAGACTGGATAAATAAAAGTCTAAGCCGAGGTCGGTTTGAGTTGATCAAGCAAGATAGCGACGGCAAAGAAGAAACAATTGTCTCTGATTTTCACTGGTACACGGGGATGTCCGTTGAGCAATTAGTCAATAACATCTACCCTTGGGCAGATGTAGGTATAGATGAAGAGTATTATGATACTAACGCAGATGAATCATTTTATTCCATGTATACAGATAGTTATAAAAACAGTCATAAACTCTATCCATACACTGTTGAGTGTGGTGAAGTTGCTTTTTACAGGCTTGAATTATCTTTAAATACGCTTGGTAACTCATTTTTAAAGGTTGCTGAGTATATCGGAGAGTAG
- a CDS encoding DUF3223 domain-containing protein — MAIPVVFGSYQFRTKTAAKECIRKRISNYDFGDKLNDNDELFFSELFTLHDEHREKVGSGISFISVERDFHNNKSLYINRTDGSKIDISWVHCVQPASVKTVVSVAFRRAVKETITQFKSNCINENLRCPKLGFTLDYSDSHVVYVQPTFDQLLFEFLQLVGRNIESIELVNPRPDDRDQRGIIKSLSLTSAWVDYHLKHAHLELWSSEANLKRQTSK, encoded by the coding sequence ATGGCAATACCTGTCGTATTTGGTTCTTATCAATTTCGAACTAAAACAGCTGCAAAAGAATGTATTAGAAAGCGTATCTCAAATTATGACTTCGGAGATAAGTTGAATGATAACGATGAATTGTTTTTTTCCGAACTGTTTACGCTCCATGATGAGCACCGAGAGAAAGTCGGGAGTGGGATATCGTTCATCAGTGTAGAAAGAGATTTTCATAACAATAAATCTTTATATATCAATAGAACAGATGGTTCGAAAATTGATATTAGCTGGGTTCATTGCGTACAACCCGCATCTGTAAAAACGGTAGTATCAGTAGCGTTTCGTCGGGCTGTTAAAGAGACTATTACACAGTTTAAATCGAACTGTATTAATGAAAACCTTCGTTGTCCAAAACTAGGGTTTACACTTGATTACAGCGATAGTCATGTAGTTTATGTCCAGCCAACATTTGATCAGCTACTTTTCGAATTTTTGCAATTAGTTGGCCGAAATATAGAATCGATTGAACTTGTGAACCCTAGGCCTGATGACCGTGATCAACGCGGAATCATCAAGAGTCTCTCATTAACAAGTGCGTGGGTCGATTATCATCTGAAGCATGCTCATTTGGAACTGTGGAGCTCAGAGGCTAATTTAAAGAGGCAAACTAGTAAGTGA
- a CDS encoding DEAD/DEAH box helicase, with translation MSEWYRVAKEKLNDRLFDDWDNFMSSLINEFNNHTNDSLVQDIVIRALERKSEMPNGFILDHLLGELGLFPYVDLDNSPTKDKIRQSLFTTPQDDAKTFHIRQAEVFHRIMNGENIVLSAPTSFGKSLIIEALIASNEFNNLVIVVPTIALIDELKKKLFKYNAQYKVVTQVGQQPSERNIFIFTQERVLEYKSLPSIDFFIIDEFYKLAPTSKSDERCDRLNLAFRALYGKCQRFYMLGPKINGLVSGITEELRCTFLKFDSYATVATNEVFYPLETKSKKDADIDVERDEKLFKILKDIGRDEQTVIYCKSPKRVSSLMTRILNAGLLTSDDTNSDLSEWLSDSFHSNWSLVDGVKYGIAFHHAQLPRAVGALIVDLFNDSKINILICTSTLIEGVNTNAKNIVIYDDCITRKTKLDMFTFNNISGRSGRMFEHFVGNVFIFGERPQLELPYIDVPIISQSDNASESLLLHLGDEVKVENQNKVRKFYDQEVLPVQLLLKHQGINPNKLISFADDLIKNCGAWNRKMCWDSIHPNAEQLRHLSTVMFKYFNVSAMGGGTVRTEFQLYRKLIDIINKVDDKSLINQDFNFWGRDNKDYTIDDAVQSVFNFKKNLVNYNLPKIICAISDIQEVIFKRFEYSYGDYKPFAVSLENFYLPTAINSLEEFGIPHQVAKKVVDRTTFSDIDNIDSVIGELSRSREGSFSYLTEFEKNFVRKAISYM, from the coding sequence ATGAGTGAATGGTACAGAGTGGCTAAAGAGAAATTAAATGACCGATTATTTGATGATTGGGATAACTTTATGTCATCTTTAATCAATGAGTTCAATAATCATACTAATGATTCTCTAGTTCAAGATATAGTAATCAGAGCGTTAGAAAGAAAGTCAGAAATGCCTAATGGATTTATTTTGGATCATTTGTTAGGTGAGCTAGGTTTGTTCCCATATGTAGATCTAGATAATTCACCAACGAAAGATAAAATTAGACAGAGTTTGTTTACAACACCTCAAGATGATGCAAAGACGTTTCATATTAGGCAGGCAGAAGTATTCCACCGGATCATGAATGGTGAAAATATAGTTCTTAGTGCTCCAACAAGTTTTGGAAAAAGTTTAATCATTGAGGCTTTGATCGCTAGTAATGAATTCAATAATTTAGTGATTGTCGTACCAACTATAGCTTTGATTGATGAGCTTAAGAAAAAATTATTCAAATACAACGCTCAATACAAAGTAGTCACACAAGTTGGTCAGCAACCTAGTGAAAGGAATATCTTTATTTTCACTCAAGAGAGGGTACTGGAGTATAAGTCATTACCTTCTATAGATTTTTTCATTATAGATGAGTTTTATAAGTTAGCTCCTACAAGTAAGAGTGATGAGAGGTGTGATAGATTAAATCTTGCCTTCAGAGCACTGTATGGGAAATGCCAACGTTTTTATATGTTGGGTCCTAAAATTAATGGCTTGGTTTCGGGAATTACTGAGGAACTAAGATGTACTTTCCTAAAATTTGACTCATACGCTACGGTAGCAACAAATGAGGTTTTTTATCCATTGGAAACTAAGTCTAAAAAAGATGCGGACATCGATGTTGAAAGAGACGAAAAACTATTCAAAATCTTAAAAGATATAGGGCGAGATGAGCAGACTGTGATCTACTGTAAGTCCCCTAAAAGAGTTAGTTCATTGATGACTAGAATTTTGAATGCAGGGCTCTTGACTTCTGACGATACAAATAGCGATCTATCTGAGTGGCTTTCTGATAGTTTTCACAGCAATTGGTCGCTTGTTGACGGGGTGAAATATGGTATTGCTTTTCATCACGCTCAATTACCAAGAGCTGTCGGGGCATTGATTGTAGATCTTTTTAATGACTCAAAGATTAACATTCTGATTTGTACTTCAACTTTGATTGAGGGTGTTAATACAAATGCGAAAAACATTGTTATTTACGATGATTGTATTACAAGAAAGACAAAGTTAGACATGTTTACTTTTAATAATATTTCAGGGCGTTCTGGACGTATGTTTGAGCATTTCGTTGGGAATGTATTTATTTTTGGAGAAAGACCGCAACTAGAGTTACCTTACATTGATGTTCCGATTATATCCCAAAGTGATAATGCATCCGAATCATTGCTACTTCACTTAGGTGACGAAGTAAAAGTTGAAAATCAAAATAAAGTGCGAAAATTTTACGATCAAGAAGTTCTCCCTGTTCAACTTTTACTTAAACATCAAGGAATTAATCCTAATAAGCTGATTTCGTTTGCTGATGATTTAATTAAAAATTGTGGTGCTTGGAATAGAAAAATGTGTTGGGATAGCATTCACCCAAATGCAGAACAATTACGTCATCTATCCACGGTTATGTTTAAGTACTTCAATGTTTCTGCAATGGGCGGAGGAACCGTTAGGACTGAATTTCAGTTGTACCGAAAGTTAATTGACATAATTAATAAGGTGGACGATAAATCTCTTATTAATCAAGACTTTAATTTTTGGGGAAGAGACAATAAAGATTATACTATTGATGATGCTGTTCAATCAGTATTTAATTTCAAGAAAAACCTTGTGAATTACAATCTTCCAAAGATCATTTGTGCAATCAGTGATATTCAAGAGGTTATTTTTAAAAGGTTTGAATATTCTTATGGAGATTACAAGCCATTTGCAGTTTCGCTTGAAAATTTCTACTTACCTACTGCTATTAATTCACTGGAAGAGTTTGGTATTCCACATCAGGTAGCGAAGAAGGTTGTTGATCGAACTACGTTTTCAGATATCGATAATATTGATTCCGTGATTGGTGAGTTATCTAGATCACGTGAAGGTTCATTTTCATATCTTACAGAATTTGAGAAAAATTTTGTAAGAAAAGCAATATCTTATATGTAA
- a CDS encoding Hachiman antiphage defense system protein HamA — protein sequence MSTEVIKEFKLDSIYIVETSLSELKTRRGTCFSISDNLLLTANHVVEGGKSIKVYLSSDDFANEKSIDADCIYQNSNIDVAILKVNDGNISSLIELYRTNVNLDSKVKSCGYPIEKEHYHAPINVEVTNTFAHMTSKEWSFEVSQSNTVSQYKGMSGSPVLFEGKCIGILLVQQGENTLYSVSTDDFLKDQAIYEIVEAASIQIIAQEGIDYKAPSHPTSPFKYCIHCTDGVPSIKGVDIGFTFEQWNMNHFTETVYDWIIDYSLSHKDRANFNGNPRRLFKYARSNYPASDLNALGDLCLHIAIRESYSTIPIMNRVFDQNNKTFSCTHAILNFDNIELWIGASSVSTNIDLAVNSVIDNINYIATLQSLQTRLYALTSEIDSSWPHKEKLERLANSSLPIDQRFDKIIIPIFIMHDSELITDYDKQSFLSSFEEKINECRGLINEGGINKGFISLIDLKVFYFPVSSIFQLNEALVEELNS from the coding sequence ATGAGCACTGAGGTAATTAAAGAGTTTAAACTTGATTCGATTTACATCGTTGAAACATCGTTATCTGAACTTAAGACAAGGCGAGGAACTTGTTTTTCGATTTCTGATAATTTACTCCTTACTGCCAATCACGTAGTCGAAGGAGGTAAGTCAATAAAGGTGTATTTGTCGAGCGATGACTTTGCTAATGAAAAGTCGATTGACGCTGATTGTATCTATCAGAATTCAAACATTGATGTAGCGATACTGAAAGTCAATGATGGAAATATCAGTAGCTTAATTGAGCTGTATCGGACAAATGTAAACCTCGATAGTAAGGTTAAGTCATGTGGTTACCCTATTGAAAAGGAGCACTATCATGCACCAATCAATGTGGAGGTGACAAATACGTTTGCACATATGACTTCGAAAGAATGGAGCTTTGAAGTTTCGCAATCAAACACTGTCAGTCAATACAAAGGAATGTCAGGTTCTCCTGTGCTATTCGAGGGGAAGTGTATTGGTATACTTCTAGTTCAACAAGGTGAAAACACTCTTTACTCTGTGTCGACGGATGATTTTCTCAAAGACCAAGCGATTTATGAAATTGTTGAAGCGGCTTCTATTCAAATTATCGCTCAAGAGGGGATCGACTATAAAGCCCCTTCACACCCTACCTCTCCATTCAAGTATTGCATACACTGCACCGATGGTGTCCCAAGTATTAAAGGTGTAGATATTGGTTTTACTTTTGAGCAATGGAACATGAACCACTTCACTGAGACAGTGTATGACTGGATTATAGATTACAGCCTTTCGCATAAGGATCGAGCAAACTTTAACGGAAATCCAAGGCGTTTGTTTAAGTATGCTAGAAGTAATTATCCTGCCAGTGATTTGAATGCTCTAGGTGACCTTTGTTTACATATTGCGATTAGAGAGTCCTATTCGACTATACCGATAATGAATCGAGTATTTGATCAAAATAATAAGACGTTTTCTTGTACTCACGCAATTTTAAATTTTGACAATATTGAGCTCTGGATTGGTGCATCCTCTGTTAGCACTAATATTGATTTGGCAGTAAACAGTGTAATTGACAATATCAACTACATCGCAACTTTACAATCCTTACAGACTCGACTTTATGCTCTTACGTCAGAGATTGATTCATCTTGGCCTCATAAAGAAAAATTGGAAAGACTAGCTAATTCGAGCCTTCCGATAGATCAACGGTTTGACAAAATAATTATACCTATTTTTATTATGCACGATAGTGAGCTTATTACCGATTATGACAAGCAGAGCTTCTTGAGTTCTTTTGAAGAAAAAATTAATGAATGTAGAGGATTAATTAATGAAGGGGGTATAAATAAAGGATTTATAAGTTTAATTGACTTAAAAGTATTTTACTTCCCAGTATCTAGTATTTTTCAGTTGAATGAAGCGTTAGTTGAGGAGTTGAATTCATGA
- a CDS encoding ComEC/Rec2 family competence protein codes for MLNIMMHKADNGDCISIETQSEVVLIDGGTAQSFSSWKPNIVGKDKIDSVIVTHIDNDHVNGVIKLLQSDDCPRIDQFYFNGAEQLFGPLSDSKERDRMSDVKLQAISEEVATVGSLEKISYSEGTSLSYVISEKMITLNPPVGGKPIHREGCNSFNIGEMKFSVIGPSKATLQELKDLWKDKLLERSIRPKIISKTYYDAFEQYVATLQETLPNVTPITSVDSRSIEELANTKFEDDNSITNRSSLSFLIESNGKRLLYLSDSDAGTVLSWLDDSGLESITVDAVKVSHHGSQNNTSIDLLNRIVCKKYLISTNGNSHGHPNLEVLSRIAIVNKDVGAEIFMNYEIGHFPDWFKDELRVSYPNIKLFMDSCEVGL; via the coding sequence ATGTTAAATATAATGATGCACAAAGCTGATAATGGCGATTGTATTTCTATAGAAACACAATCTGAAGTTGTCTTAATTGATGGTGGAACAGCACAATCTTTTTCCAGTTGGAAGCCTAATATTGTCGGTAAGGACAAGATTGATTCTGTTATTGTCACACATATCGATAATGACCATGTTAATGGAGTCATTAAGCTATTACAGAGTGATGATTGCCCAAGAATTGATCAGTTTTATTTTAATGGTGCAGAGCAATTATTTGGACCTTTGAGTGATTCTAAAGAACGGGATCGTATGTCCGACGTAAAGCTACAAGCTATTTCTGAAGAAGTCGCCACTGTTGGAAGTCTTGAAAAGATAAGTTACTCCGAAGGAACTTCACTCTCGTATGTTATTTCGGAGAAGATGATTACTCTAAACCCTCCAGTTGGAGGTAAGCCTATCCACCGTGAAGGCTGTAATAGCTTTAATATCGGTGAGATGAAATTCTCTGTCATCGGCCCTTCTAAAGCAACTTTGCAAGAATTAAAAGACCTGTGGAAAGATAAGCTCTTAGAAAGAAGTATTAGACCAAAAATTATAAGCAAAACGTATTACGATGCTTTTGAGCAATACGTGGCGACTCTTCAAGAAACTCTACCTAACGTAACCCCTATCACATCTGTTGACTCTAGAAGCATAGAAGAATTGGCAAATACCAAATTTGAAGATGACAATTCGATAACAAACAGAAGTAGCCTGTCTTTCTTGATCGAATCAAATGGTAAACGCTTATTGTATTTATCTGATAGTGATGCAGGAACTGTACTGTCTTGGTTGGATGACTCTGGACTAGAATCGATAACCGTAGATGCGGTTAAAGTCTCTCACCACGGTAGTCAAAATAACACTAGCATTGATTTATTAAATCGTATTGTTTGTAAAAAATACTTGATCAGTACAAATGGAAATTCTCACGGTCATCCGAACTTAGAAGTTTTGTCAAGAATAGCCATAGTAAATAAAGATGTTGGAGCTGAAATTTTTATGAATTATGAGATAGGACATTTTCCCGATTGGTTTAAGGATGAGTTAAGAGTTAGCTACCCAAACATCAAGTTATTTATGGACTCTTGTGAGGTTGGACTATGA
- a CDS encoding DUF4209 domain-containing protein: protein MQASQFIQIIKNEFESGVKDHMQEWSIAYQLINLREVHSPQLTTDQTLIIEALVFITSHRIQHGKLTLRYVENFPSLKFDKEQIKSVETFVKELDNVWLTAKFYDVLWSNMSEKKADYIMNCVSAYIRFPLVEILHTIEYWERGLFLAGTAKLKQQQSLIVGTLIQEALNNNNSFVIVRMLNQHKLLGMYAIELVDVLKSQIKNEIQKRGHWIAVEYWNLILDMGNKYNSLKSKKSSYIQSKAHALCSLAEHNKKINNIHVASDNYREAVIGLKSLSNDYKISHNIDEEIQKIERNLVDLRLQIEEQFKKIAQPIKVDISKEVEIAEDLIQGENLEELLQIPDLEYRHFYKVQRRVHKKEGVSFLNHLIGGSSYSDNDGRVLGTFDSTSEEVKKIECYRMLIEHSGKQAASYILPALRKFKKIKSLDEEEFYKLARSCSMVPDDQKRLMGKALWHGYREDFSTSIMLLCPLVESILRNILKESDIPTVDIDRVSESEKSMNKLLDIAKEKKILNQEVIFKIEAIFVSNFGLNFRNKVAHGLVSDNSASSLYATYVWWLCLKWVIIYSPGG, encoded by the coding sequence ATGCAAGCATCCCAGTTCATTCAAATCATAAAAAATGAGTTTGAAAGTGGTGTAAAAGATCATATGCAGGAATGGAGTATCGCTTATCAGCTTATAAACTTGAGAGAAGTGCATAGCCCCCAACTTACGACAGATCAAACCTTAATAATTGAAGCTCTCGTTTTTATCACTTCTCATAGAATACAACATGGTAAATTAACTTTACGATATGTTGAAAATTTCCCTTCCTTGAAATTCGATAAAGAACAAATTAAAAGCGTGGAAACCTTTGTCAAAGAGCTCGATAACGTTTGGCTCACTGCAAAATTCTATGATGTTCTTTGGTCAAATATGAGTGAAAAGAAAGCTGACTACATTATGAACTGTGTCTCAGCCTATATACGATTTCCTTTAGTAGAAATCCTTCATACTATTGAGTACTGGGAACGAGGATTGTTTTTAGCTGGAACGGCAAAGCTAAAACAACAACAAAGCCTGATAGTAGGGACTTTGATTCAAGAGGCACTAAACAATAACAACAGTTTTGTCATAGTTCGCATGTTAAACCAGCATAAACTATTAGGTATGTATGCAATTGAGTTGGTTGATGTACTAAAGTCTCAAATCAAGAATGAAATTCAAAAAAGAGGTCACTGGATTGCGGTCGAGTATTGGAATTTGATACTTGATATGGGAAATAAATACAATTCTCTTAAGAGTAAAAAAAGCTCCTACATTCAATCCAAAGCTCATGCGTTATGTTCACTAGCAGAGCACAACAAGAAAATAAACAACATTCATGTTGCCTCAGATAACTATCGCGAGGCGGTCATCGGGTTAAAAAGCCTAAGTAATGACTACAAGATATCTCATAACATTGACGAAGAAATTCAAAAAATAGAACGTAACCTTGTTGATCTTAGACTTCAAATAGAAGAGCAATTCAAAAAAATAGCTCAACCTATCAAGGTAGACATTTCAAAGGAAGTTGAAATCGCAGAAGATCTAATTCAAGGTGAAAATCTAGAAGAACTCTTACAAATTCCAGATCTAGAGTACAGACACTTTTATAAAGTACAGAGAAGAGTACACAAAAAAGAGGGAGTATCGTTTCTTAATCATTTAATTGGTGGCTCTAGTTATTCAGATAACGACGGGAGGGTGCTAGGGACTTTCGACTCAACATCAGAAGAAGTGAAAAAAATTGAATGCTATCGAATGCTTATTGAGCATAGCGGCAAACAGGCAGCTAGTTACATTCTACCAGCACTAAGGAAGTTCAAAAAAATAAAATCACTAGATGAAGAAGAGTTTTACAAACTTGCTCGCTCTTGCTCAATGGTTCCTGACGATCAGAAACGCTTAATGGGAAAAGCTCTATGGCATGGTTATAGAGAAGATTTCTCTACTTCAATTATGTTGCTATGCCCCCTAGTTGAGAGCATCTTAAGGAACATCTTAAAAGAGTCCGATATCCCGACAGTTGATATTGACCGTGTTTCTGAATCTGAAAAAAGCATGAATAAGCTGTTGGATATTGCAAAAGAAAAGAAGATATTAAATCAAGAAGTTATATTTAAAATAGAAGCAATTTTCGTTAGCAATTTTGGGTTGAATTTTAGGAATAAGGTAGCGCATGGTTTGGTTTCAGACAATTCAGCCAGTTCACTTTATGCAACCTATGTTTGGTGGCTATGCCTAAAGTGGGTCATCATTTATTCACCGGGTGGCTAA